The following coding sequences lie in one Aspergillus luchuensis IFO 4308 DNA, chromosome 8, nearly complete sequence genomic window:
- a CDS encoding putative spindle poison sensitivity protein Scp3 (COG:O;~EggNog:ENOG410QDJX;~InterPro:IPR000571,IPR041367,IPR036855;~PFAM:PF00642,PF14608,PF18044;~go_function: GO:0046872 - metal ion binding [Evidence IEA]) — protein MQLSASRNPPPPQPLPSSSSSSSSSSHAARPPPRVSGEMKSRAPLPVPSGPQALQNGHSRNVSGFDMAARSPPNQSNTKHVPCKFFRQGACQAGPACPFLHSTDAAIDYAPCKYFTKGNCKFGAKCALAHILPDGRRVNRPSPGMAMGGSHLNLGGRVNPQAYVNQDSALTNSVLSQQRLNGHDPRYTSQMPPQDEYTALHAQQQQQQQQPPYDAIPTIDTGLVSDAGSKYGSPVDDLRFPMSPSHHHHLTALDAPLPASFDSQGISHAARYGPVAASVPSKFGLELSPPAQRMGAAPSDTLRNLRDTAYGPNDLRKPSSSFIGSSPPDLLNDSIGPRFLHSQRPIKSRVFSASVPRPTALDDWDGSNFPMEEDYLPMNLHDDVLTPQERLRRLSRTDHDLSGLGMSGTSFSKVGSPLASSPSRFGALFAKQRQRKEEDVHGTSLTHIGSPLRESSLNLGTSPSLGPIGSRSPSHQSSMSMISQQLSSVSLHPGSARHSSSVGASSRLDRTISSPVSTSKIDEEQGDLVFSMEEEENNKRNSASWSPHKADSNDDDVSTPTSNSGFQP, from the exons ATGCAGCTATCGGCTTCTCGcaatcctccacctccgcaaccccttccttcttcttcctcttcctcctcctcgtcctctcaCGCTGCTCGTCCTCCACCCCGTGTATCGGGTGAGATGAAAAGCCGCGCTCCTCTCCCGGTCCCCTCCGGCCCACAGGCTCTCCAGAACGGCCATTCCCGCAACGTCTCGGGCTTCGACATGGCTGCCCGCAGCCCTCCTAACCAGAGCA ACACCAAGCATGTGCCTTGCAAGTTCTTTCGTCAAGGAGCTTGCCAGGCCGGGCCGGCATGTCCCTTCCTCCATTCTACCGATGCTGCGATCGATTATGCGCCCTGCAAGTACTTCACAAAG GGAAACTGTAAATTTGGAGCAAAGTGTGCACTGGCGCATATTCTACCCGATGGTCGCCGAGTCAATCGTCCCAGTCCGGGAATGGCAATGGGAGGAAGCCATCTGAATCTGGGCGGGCGTGTCAACCCACAGGCCTATGTCAACCAGGACTCCGCGCTGACGAACTCGGTTCTTTCCCAACAACGACTGAATGGCCATGATCCCCGGTATACCTCTCAGATGCCACCCCAAGATGAATATACTGCGTTGCAtgcgcaacagcaacagcagcagcagcagccccctTATGATGCCATCCCTACCATTGATACTGGATTGGTATCGGATGCTGGCTCAAAGTACGGCTCACCAGTTGACGATCTGCGCTTCCCCATGTCGccaagccatcatcatcatttaACTGCACTTGATGCCCCACTTCCTGCATCTTTTGATAGCCAGGGGATCTCGCATGCCGCTCGTTATGGCCCGGTTGCGGCTTCTGTGCCCTCCAAATTCGGACTGGAGTTGTCTCCGCCAGCGCAGCGGATGGGCGCTGCGCCGTCAGATACACTCCGGAATCTTCGGGATACAGCTTACGGCCCTAATGATTTGAGaaagccatcttcctcttttaTCGGTTCATCACCGCCTGATCTTCTTAATGACAGTATCGGACCACGGTTCCTACACTCCCAGCGGCCTATAAAATCACGAGTGTTCTCTGCTAGCGTTCCTCGGCCTACTGCGTTGGATGATTGGGATGGAAGCAATTTTCCAATGGAGGAAGATTACTTGCCGATGAATCTGCATGACGACGTTTTGACACCGCAGGAGCGACTCCGGCGTTTGTCGCGCACTGACCATGATCTTAGTGGACTGGGCATGAGTGGGACAAGTTTCTCGAAAGTCGGATCGCCTCTAGCCTCCAGCCCATCTCGATTCGGCGCTCTGTTTGCCAAACAGCGAcagagaaaggaggaagatgtccaCGGCACCTCTCTTACTCACATCGGATCTCCTCTTCGCGAATCTTCTCTCAACCTGGGAACCAGCCCCAGCTTAGGCCCAATTGGTAGCCGGAGTCCTTCTCATCAGTCATCGATGTCTATGATCTCGCAACAGTTAAGCAGCGTCTCTCTGCACCCCGGCTCGGCTCGCCATTCATCATCTGTGGGTGCCAGCAGCCGCCTTGACCGGACTATTTCATCTCCAGTTAGCACTAGCAAGATTGATGAGGAACAGGGCGACTTGGTCTTCtccatggaagaagaggagaataACAAGCGAAACAGCGCTTCTTGGAGTCCACACAAGGCTGATTCcaatgacgacgatgtcTCAACACCGACGAGTAACTCTGGGTTCCAGCCATAA
- a CDS encoding putative RSC complex subunit (RSC1) (COG:K;~EggNog:ENOG410PFM0;~InterPro:IPR036427,IPR027180,IPR001025,IPR018359, IPR043151,IPR037382,IPR001487;~PFAM:PF01426,PF00439;~go_component: GO:0016586 - RSC-type complex [Evidence IEA];~go_function: GO:0003682 - chromatin binding [Evidence IEA];~go_function: GO:0005515 - protein binding [Evidence IEA];~go_process: GO:0006338 - chromatin remodeling [Evidence IEA]) translates to MEPEPSQAQPQPAPEEPVKSIENDGQTDGQAPTDGITDDQWRSMMNVVLAIYEFREEDGHDPSRLFQRSVNKRNVPDYYDIIKEPMALSILKQKINKREYKSFSEFVRDCALIPHNAQTYNRPKSQAYEDALVIKDVFIAEFRKLVDQGIITAEEAELPDLGEIPEADPLPEEEEEEDEDEEDEEDEEDSDDESRRKKKKGPRPGGKRDGGKDDGQKSNDPELRKKRGRPPRVDTPMEARIKAVLKGIRKLKGPGSQLKVRHFERLPDKATYPDYYMEIREPIAIDIIKRKSKRKKYNSVDHFMRDMDLMFNNAKAYNQPESQIYKDAVDLQLEARKLAEHEKKKPDSEYLMEDGRLPLPDGILHKSELWKVGDWVHIQNPNDVTKPIVAQIYRTWQDSEGEKWINACWYYRPEQTVHHFEKHFYPNEVVKTGQYRDHRVEEIVDRCFVMFFTRYNRGRPRGLPPDKDVYVCEARYNEEKHKLNKIKTWASCLPDEVREKDYEMDLFDAPRRIKKIPSPIKHLLKSDAKETDDLPKPTWGAENAPPVVGAVHRRPRDENESPPPEPTPSPPPSLPPPTLPPAPPRQPSIPQSSGRPSIDNQSTGVTAGTVAAVRSPAAPIPPAQSSPAPAPPKRASAFVPQTPHPATYQTSAMSHPYAAAQQTPYNAYSGGRLPVPPMGTYNPNAPRPIEVFHLSDSANAAIPADIREQFHCDDQGRVLFFSSPPLDVVPSVQQKLGHSLKYLAAKEERRRLVEAKKRKEMDEQAEREADAKRQRADIETTLAARVDALTTRAVENLTSQITQGTGQLYEILYQDQAESIRQADARAHEQRLLADHMAQQQTARILANSQPPSYISLKGNAMYLSDIGP, encoded by the exons ATGGAACCGGAGCCGTCGCAAGCGCAACCTCAACCTGCTCCTGAGGAACCGGTCAAGTCGATCGAGAACGATGGCCAGACCGACGGTCAGGCTCCCACCGATGGGATCACAGATGATCAATGGAGGTCAATGATGAATGTGGTTTTGGCTATCTATGAATTCAGAGAAGAGGA TGGCCATGATCCATCAAGATTGTTCCAGCGAAGCGTCAACAAACGCAATGTTCCCGATTATTACGATATCATCAAGGAGCCTATGGCTCTAAGCATTCTTAAACAAAAGATCAACAAGCGCGAGTATAAGAGCTTCTCGGAGTTCGTGCGCGATTGTGCCCTA ATCCCTCACAATGCGCAAACCTACAACCGCCCCAAATCCCAAGCGTACGAAGATGCGCTCGTGATAAAG GATGTCTTCATTGCCGAGTTTCGAAAACTGGTTGATCAAGGGATCATCACTGCGGAAGAGGCTGAACTTCCCGATCTGGGGGAAATCCCCGAGGCCGATCCCCTtcccgaggaagaggaagaggaagacgaggatgaagaagacgaagaggatgaggaagattcggatgatgagagccgacggaagaagaaaaagggccCTCGTCCGGGTGGTAAACGGGACGGTGGCAAAGATGACGGTCAAAAGTCGAACGATCCCGAGCTGAGGAAGAAACGTGGACGACCACCGCGTGTTGATACCCCGATGGAGGCTAGAATCAAAGCCGTTTTAAAGGGTATTCGGAAGCTGAAGGGCCCTGGTAGCCAACTCAAGGTGCGACATTTCGAGCGATTGCCCGACAAGGCCACCTACCCGGACTATTACATGGAAATCAGAGAACCCATTGCTATCGACATTATCAAGCGGAAGtcgaagcggaagaagtACAACTCCGTGGACCATTTCATGAGAGACATGGACCTCATGTTTAACAACGCAAAGGCCTACAACCAGCCAGAGAGTCAAATCTATAAGGATGCGGTTGACTTGCAATTGGAAGCACGCAAACTGGCGGagcacgagaagaagaagccggacAGTGAGTACTTGATGGAGGATGGACGCTTGCCCCTCCCGGATGGCATCCTGCACAAGAGCGAGCTGTGGAAGGTTGGCGACTGGGTACATATTCAGAACCCGAATGACGTGACGAAACCCATTGTCGCCCAGATTTATCGCACATGGCAGGATTCTGAGGGTGAGAAATGGATCAACGCTTGTTGGTACTATCGCCCGGAGCAAACTGTACATCACTTCGAGAAGCATTTCTACCCCAATGAAGTGGTCAAGACTGGTCAGTATCGTGATCACCGGGTGGAAGAGATTGTGGATCGTTGCTTCGTGATGTTCTTCACTCGTTATAATCGTGGTCGACCCCGAGGTCTTCCGCCCGACAAAGATGTCTACGTCTGCGAGGCTCGGTACAATGAAGAGAAGCATAAACTGAATAAGATTAAAACGTGGGCGAGTTGTCTCCCTGATGAAGTCAGGGAAAAGGACTACGAAATGGATCTGTTTGATGCTCCCCGAAGGATCAAGAAGATCCCCAGCCCAATCAAGCATTTGCTGAAGAGCGATGCGAAGGAGACCGATGACCTGCCCAAACCGACTTGGGGAGCCGAGAATGCACCTCCTGTCGTCGGTGCAGTTCATCGCCGCCCTCGAGATGAGAAC gaatctcctcctccagaacCAACCCCGTCACCACCTCCGTccctgccaccaccaaccttGCCCCCAGCTCCACCTCGACAGCCATCGATCCCTCAGTCGTCTGGACGGCCCAGTATAGACAATCAAAGCACCGGCGTGACGGCTGGAACTGTGGCGGCGGTCCGATCCCCAGCTGCACCTATTCCTCCGGCCCAGAGCTCACCGgcaccagctcctccg AAGCGTGCTAGCGCATTCGTCCCTCAAACACCTCACCCGGCCACCTACCAAACGTCGGCTATGTCTCACCCATACGCGGCCGCTCAACAAACACCATATAACGCATATTCTGGCGGCCGGTTGCCGGTTCCTCCCATGGGAACGTACAATCCCAACGCTCCTCGTCCGATCGAAGTCTTCCATTTGAGCGATTCCGCGAATGCTGCCATCCCGGCGGACATACGTGAACAGTTCCACTGTGATGACCAGGGTCGCGTGCTATTCTTCTCCAGCCCGCCGCTTGATGTAGTCCCATCCGTTCAGCAAAAGCTAGGCCATTCACTCAAATATCTGGCTGCCAAAGAGGAGCGGAGAAGGTTGGTGGAGGCCAAGAAGCGCAAAGAGATGGATGAACAGGCCGAGCGTGAAGCAGATGCTAAGCGACAGCGAGCTGACATTGAGACAACTCTCGCCGCTCGGGTGGACGCTTTGACAACTAGGGCCGTGGAGAATTTGACGTCCCAGATCACGCAGGGCACAGGTCAGCTCTACGAAATCCTGTATCAGGATCAGGCAGAAAGTATCCGACAAGCAGATGCCAGAGCTCACGAACAAAGGCTTCTTGCCGACCACATGGCCCAGCAGCAAACTGCGCGGATATTGGCAAACTCGCAGCCGCCGAGCTACATCAGCCTTAAAGGTAACGCCATGTATCTGAGCGACATTGGACCTTAA
- the OTU1 gene encoding ubiquitin-specific protease OTU1 (BUSCO:EOG09263S1E;~COG:O;~EggNog:ENOG410PJ6G;~InterPro:IPR039138,IPR003323,IPR038765,IPR013087;~MEROPS:MER0116559;~PFAM:PF02338;~go_function: GO:0004843 - thiol-dependent ubiquitin-specific protease activity [Evidence IEA];~go_function: GO:0101005 - ubiquitinyl hydrolase activity [Evidence IEA];~go_process: GO:0016579 - protein deubiquitination [Evidence IEA];~go_process: GO:0030433 - ubiquitin-dependent ERAD pathway [Evidence IEA]), producing MRIRIRGPAGQSTVTLDADATVDDLRHQITEKTGLTAYDVKYGYPNIKPLVLGALPSKQKLADLDITLNGEQLIVTQQENSAHAPLKNEPQAADSPLKAPAVGSTHKKGSPDDPPEVPSPDHSGTFVLRIMPDDNSCLFRAVSSATMGGVDAMTELRSVVAQTIQAHPDLYTEAVLEKKPDEYCRWIQNEDSWGGGIELSILSKHFDIEICSIDVQTLRIDRFNEGAPMRCIVVYSGIHYDTIALSPSSPPYTHSDVPPDFDTKVFDAADPLVLEKSQELCQVLQTRHYYTDTAGFRLRCNTCGGTFVGERGATQHAEQTGHVDFGEAG from the coding sequence ATGAGGATCCGGATTCGCGGTCCGGCGGGACAGTCCACCGTCACGCTGGATGCAGATGCAACTGTCGACGACCTCCGGCACCAAATCACGGAGAAAACGGGGCTGACGGCGTACGATGTAAAATATGGATATCCAAATATCAAGCCCTTGGTGCTAGGCGCGCTTCCTTCGAAGCAGAAACTAGCAGATCTTGACATTACCCTGAACGGGGAACAACTTATCGTCACACAGCAAGAGAACTCGGCTCATGCCCCGCTAAAGAACGAACCTCAAGCGGCAGATTCGCCGCTGAAAGCGCCAGCTGTAGGCAGCACACATAAGAAGGGTTCTCCTGATGATCCGCCGGAGGTCCCCTCGCCTGACCATAGCGGAACCTTCGTTCTCCGAATCATGCCCGATGACAACTCTTGTCTCTTTCGTGCAGTGAGTAGTGCGACTATGGGAGGAGTAGATGCCATGACCGAATTACGATCTGTTGTTGCGCAAACAATCCAAGCGCACCCAGACCTTTATACTGAGGCAGTATTGGAAAAGAAGCCGGATGAATACTGCCGCTGGATTCAGAATGAGGACtcttggggtggtggtattgaGCTGAGCATTCTGAGCAAGCATTTCGACATTGAAATATGCTCCATAGATGTGCAGACCCTTCGCATCGATCGCTTTAACGAAGGCGCCCCGATGCGGTGTATCGTGGTCTATTCGGGTATCCACTACGATACAATCGCCTTGTCGCCTTCTAGTCCGCCCTATACCCACTCAGATGTGCCTCCTGACTTTGATACAAAAGTCTTCGACGCTGCAGATCCATTGGTACTCGAGAAGTCGCAGGAACTCTGTCAGGTTCTGCAAACCAGGCATTACTACACTGACACAGCTGGGTTTCGTCTTCGTTGCAATACGTGCGGAGGGACATTCGTCGGAGAGAGAGGTGCTACACAACACGCCGAACAAACAGGACATGTTGATTTCGGCGAGGCTGGCTGA
- a CDS encoding serine/threonine protein kinase CDC7 (BUSCO:EOG09262GWQ;~COG:D;~EggNog:ENOG410PFQ8;~InterPro:IPR000719,IPR011009,IPR008271;~PFAM:PF00069;~go_function: GO:0004672 - protein kinase activity [Evidence IEA];~go_function: GO:0005524 - ATP binding [Evidence IEA];~go_process: GO:0006468 - protein phosphorylation [Evidence IEA]): MSALHAAPTDTFGIQQPVAATQGPKYVREDSAATDSDGSIEQIREEVEYEEGDAQDKEDVDESVKEDMRKLEDTFPGISDRFRLLNRIGEGTFSTVYKAEDLLYDHYENDWDTFQDNHTDSWTDQPSKRRRVEGDNGRSIPVKRRKPRFVALKKIYVTSSPHRIQNELELLHDLRGCRSVCPLITAFRYQDQVVAVLPFFPHTDFRIQYRTFLVADMRHYFRSLFTALHSVHKHNILHRDIKPTNFLYNPDLREGVLVDFGLAEREGSEYTGTCLCANAAYIRRSRYNHSYHSTHCSPTTLSAGYPKNDSRPSRRANRAGTRGFRAPEVLFKCTSQTTKIDMWSAGVILLTLLGRRFPFFNSADDVDAMIEMASIFGTRRMKAAAAMHGQIFETNIPTIGEKGYSWEKLVKWASCVEELTESEKQATRLLAGLMELDPYKRLSAKEALQHEFFTDPIDHDVEWGGDPDDSADTGEEDEDKDDGEADEVAMI; this comes from the exons ATGTCCGCTCTTCATGCAGCTCCTACCGATACCTTCGGCATACAGCAACCTGTCGCTGCGACCCAAGGCCCCAAATATGTTAGAGAGGACAGTGCAGCCACAGATAGTGATGGATCGATAGAGCAAATCCGAGAAGAGGTGGAGTACGAGGAGGGTGACGCTCAAGACAaagaggatgttgatgaatCAGTGAAAGAAGATATGAGAAAACTCGAGGACACATTCCCCGGCATATCGGATAGATTTCGGCTGTTGAATAGAATCGGAGAAG GTACCTTTTCCACCGTGTACAAAGCAGAGGACCTCTTGTACGACCACTATGAAAACGATTGGGACACTTTCCAAGACAACCACACGGACAGTTGGACGGACCAACCGTCTAAAAGACGCCGGGTGGAAGGTGATAACGGCCGCTCGATCCCCGTCAAACGAAGGAAGCCACGGTTCGTTGCATTGAAAAAGATCTATGTGACTAGTAGTCCCCATCGCATTCAAAATGAACTTGAGCTGCTACATGATCTTCGGGGTTGCCGATCAGTATGCCCGTTAATCACGGCTTTCCGCTACCAGGATCAAGTTGTGGCCGTTCTACCCTTCTTCCCACACACCGACTTTCGCATTCAGTATCGCACATTCCTGGTTGCTGATATGCGACATTATTTCCGGTCACTGTTCACTGCACTGCACTCCGTCCATAAACATAACATTCTCCATCGCGATATCAAGCCAAC TAATTTCCTCTATAATCCTGATCTTAGAGAAGGCGTGTTAGTCGATTTCGGGCTTGCAGAA CGTGAGGGTTCTGAGTACACAGGTACCTGCCTGTGCGCAAATGCAGCTTACATACGCCGTAGTAGATATAACCACAGTTATCACAGCACTCATTGTTCACCGACGACATTATCAGCTGGCTATCCTAAGAACGACTCACGACCATCAAGGCGCGCTAATCGAGCAGGAACGCGTGGGTTTCGTGCACCTGAAGTCCTCTTCAAGTGCACTTCTCAGACAACCAAAATAGATATGTGGTCCGCCGGCGTCATTCTCTTGACCCTACTTGGACGCcgctttcctttctttaACTCGGCTGATGATGTTGACGCTATGATTGAGATGGCGAGTATCTTCGGCACTCGACGCATGAAAGCTGCAGCAGCTATGCATGGGCAGATATTCGAAACGAATATCCCGACCATCGGTGAAAAGGGGTATAGCTGGGAGAAACTTGTGAAATGGGCCAGCTGTGTCGAAGAGCTAACTGAAAGTGAGAAACAGGCCACTCGATTACTGGCTGGCCTCATGGAGCTGGATCCCTACAAGCGCCTCAGTGCCAAGGAAGCCCTACAACATGAGTTTTTCACTGACCCTATAGACCATGATGtggagtggggaggggaCCCCGACGATAGCGCAGACactggggaagaagatgaggataaggatgatggagaagcGGACGAAGTAGCAATGATATAG